A single window of Streptomyces sp. NBC_00464 DNA harbors:
- a CDS encoding STAS domain-containing protein — translation MSFGRRIGLLVMDPLSPAVLVLSGRVTRATVPGLCAELEALLATTDTQVALVDCDVGGLVQPDLAAVEAIARLSLVARRTGGRRLRLLGTPPELQLLIDLVGLGDVVGLAEAAP, via the coding sequence ATGAGTTTCGGCCGCCGGATCGGTCTCCTTGTTATGGATCCCTTGTCGCCGGCCGTACTTGTCCTCTCCGGACGCGTCACCCGGGCCACCGTCCCCGGACTCTGTGCCGAACTGGAGGCGCTGCTGGCCACCACGGACACGCAGGTGGCTTTGGTGGACTGCGACGTGGGCGGACTCGTCCAACCGGATCTGGCCGCAGTGGAGGCGATCGCCCGCCTCTCGCTGGTCGCGCGCCGGACGGGCGGCCGACGGCTACGGCTGCTCGGGACGCCGCCGGAACTCCAACTGTTGATTGATCTGGTGGGGTTGGGAGATGTAGTTGGGCTTGCGGAAGCAGCCCCCTGA
- a CDS encoding S8 family peptidase has protein sequence MARDNSPYNSASQSAPAAGSSGARHQLTLITGDRVTVDAKGRVVGFRPAAGREHIPVQRQTRDGHTLLVPADAHRLISSGKLDRRLFDVTELSRAENRRARKSGLKLIVSYRGAAATAAKAEVRDAGATRVGPVLKSLNAQSVTTPQEDARSVWQALTRKPSGSVQRTTAAGVDRVWLDGVRRASLDRSVPQIGVPTAWKAGYTGKGVRIAVLDTGADDTHPDLKGQILASKNFSGAPDTKDHFGHGTHVSSIAAGTGAKSGGKFKGVAPDAKLLEGKVLDDDGFGDDSGILAGMEWAVAQGADVINLSLGGTDTPGIDPLEAAVDKLSADSGVLFAIAAGNEGDGAGTVGSPGSADSALTVGAVDDNDLLADFSSRGPRVGDGAIKPDVTAPGVDITAAASPGSVIDKEVGQSPAGYLTISGTSMATPHVAGAAALLKQQHPDWKYTELKGALTASTKPGTYTPFQQGSGRIAVDRAIAQSVVADPVSLSFGIQQWPHTDDVPVTKKVSYRNLGTTDVTLALTVQGTGPTGKPAPAGFFALGATGVTVPAGGTAEVPLTVDTKLGGTADGDYSAYVVATGGGQTVRTAAAVDRERESYDLTLRTIGRDGKPAPYTTGDVYGMSGAAVGVWESPEVVDGTAKIRVPKGGYVLNSAVYSDPEDLGKGVDWLAQPSLNLTGNTTVTFDARLAKPVDITLPATGTKALLASPDLQVENEDNSYGYGWVLDSYKQLRTAHIGPKATGVQLAQHWYGTWTKGAATRYDIALGGPVSRVATGYHRAFGSGQLAKVTVRAGSSVKGKTGDISAWGELPGSYGGWSAATTQKLPSATTAYVSTADKVRWGFDFGQNGAPDEDGYPRSDASYSLGDPQSLKAGKTYTKTVNTAVFGPYVNADFGVFREDNALVGSLPLFADGRGNVGGSVYSSVKTVLYRNGKVFAKNADPLAGETPITVPAAAADYRLTTSVRRAADVASVSSRIDASWTFRSGRTKDLVALPVSVVRFAPAVALDGTAKAGKTVSVPVTVQGAAAGKNLKSLTVYVSYDAGKTWKKTAVKKGKVSVKNPARKKSLSFKADVTDKKGNKSSVAIYDAYFGK, from the coding sequence ATGGCCCGCGACAACAGCCCGTACAACAGCGCGTCGCAGTCGGCTCCGGCTGCCGGTTCGTCCGGCGCACGGCACCAGCTGACGCTCATCACCGGCGACCGCGTCACCGTGGACGCCAAGGGCCGGGTCGTGGGCTTCCGTCCCGCGGCGGGGCGCGAGCACATACCCGTGCAGCGGCAGACGCGGGACGGGCACACCCTGCTCGTCCCGGCCGACGCACACCGGCTGATCAGTTCCGGAAAGCTGGACCGCCGGCTGTTCGACGTCACGGAGCTGAGCCGGGCGGAGAACCGCAGAGCGCGGAAGTCGGGCCTGAAGCTGATCGTCTCCTACCGGGGAGCCGCGGCCACGGCCGCGAAGGCCGAGGTGCGCGACGCGGGCGCCACCCGCGTCGGGCCCGTACTGAAGTCGCTGAACGCCCAGTCCGTGACCACCCCGCAGGAGGACGCCCGGTCCGTCTGGCAGGCGCTCACCCGTAAGCCGTCGGGAAGCGTCCAGCGGACCACCGCCGCCGGTGTCGACCGGGTGTGGCTGGACGGCGTGCGCCGGGCGAGCCTCGACAGGAGCGTCCCGCAGATCGGCGTCCCGACCGCCTGGAAGGCGGGCTACACCGGCAAGGGCGTCAGGATCGCGGTTCTGGACACCGGTGCGGACGACACCCACCCGGACCTCAAGGGCCAGATCCTCGCGTCGAAGAACTTCTCCGGGGCACCCGACACGAAGGACCACTTCGGCCACGGCACCCATGTCTCCTCGATCGCGGCCGGTACGGGCGCGAAGTCGGGCGGGAAGTTCAAGGGCGTGGCCCCGGACGCCAAGCTCCTTGAGGGCAAGGTGCTCGACGACGACGGCTTCGGCGACGACTCCGGCATCCTGGCCGGCATGGAGTGGGCGGTCGCGCAGGGCGCCGACGTCATCAACCTGAGCCTCGGCGGCACCGACACCCCGGGGATCGACCCGCTGGAAGCGGCGGTCGACAAGCTCTCCGCCGACAGCGGCGTGCTGTTCGCCATCGCGGCGGGCAACGAGGGCGACGGGGCCGGCACGGTCGGCTCCCCCGGCAGCGCCGACTCCGCGCTGACCGTCGGCGCGGTCGACGACAACGATCTGCTGGCGGACTTCTCCAGCCGGGGCCCCCGGGTCGGCGACGGTGCGATCAAGCCCGATGTCACCGCTCCCGGAGTGGACATCACGGCGGCCGCGTCGCCCGGCTCCGTCATCGACAAGGAGGTCGGTCAGAGCCCGGCGGGCTATCTGACGATCTCCGGTACGTCGATGGCGACCCCGCATGTCGCGGGCGCCGCGGCGCTGCTCAAGCAGCAGCACCCCGACTGGAAGTACACCGAGCTCAAGGGCGCGCTCACGGCCTCCACGAAGCCGGGGACGTACACCCCCTTCCAGCAGGGTTCGGGCCGGATCGCCGTCGACCGGGCGATCGCCCAGTCCGTCGTCGCCGACCCGGTCTCGCTGAGCTTCGGCATCCAGCAGTGGCCGCACACCGATGACGTGCCGGTCACCAAGAAGGTGTCGTACCGCAACCTCGGCACGACCGATGTCACGCTCGCGCTCACCGTCCAGGGCACCGGTCCGACGGGCAAGCCCGCCCCGGCCGGCTTCTTCGCCCTCGGCGCCACCGGCGTGACCGTCCCGGCCGGCGGCACCGCCGAGGTGCCGCTGACCGTCGACACCAAGCTCGGCGGCACGGCCGACGGCGACTACTCCGCGTACGTCGTCGCGACCGGCGGCGGGCAGACCGTCCGCACCGCGGCCGCGGTCGATCGCGAGCGCGAGTCGTACGACCTCACGCTCAGGACCATCGGGCGCGACGGCAAGCCGGCCCCGTACACCACGGGCGACGTCTACGGCATGAGCGGTGCCGCGGTCGGCGTGTGGGAGTCCCCCGAGGTCGTCGACGGCACGGCGAAGATCCGCGTCCCCAAGGGCGGGTACGTGCTGAACTCGGCCGTGTACAGCGACCCGGAGGACCTGGGCAAGGGCGTCGACTGGCTCGCTCAGCCCTCTCTGAACCTCACCGGGAACACCACGGTGACCTTCGACGCGCGCCTGGCCAAGCCGGTCGACATCACCCTTCCGGCCACCGGCACGAAGGCCCTGCTCGCCTCGCCCGACCTCCAGGTCGAGAACGAGGACAACAGCTACGGCTACGGCTGGGTGCTCGACTCGTACAAGCAGCTGCGCACCGCGCACATCGGTCCGAAGGCGACCGGCGTCCAGCTCGCCCAGCACTGGTACGGCACCTGGACCAAGGGTGCGGCGACCCGGTACGACATCGCGCTCGGCGGCCCGGTGAGCCGGGTGGCAACCGGGTACCACCGCGCGTTCGGCAGCGGGCAGCTGGCCAAGGTCACGGTCCGCGCCGGTTCGTCCGTCAAGGGCAAGACCGGCGACATCTCCGCCTGGGGCGAGCTGCCCGGCTCGTACGGCGGCTGGTCGGCCGCGACCACCCAGAAGCTTCCGTCGGCCACCACCGCCTATGTCTCCACCGCCGACAAGGTGCGGTGGGGCTTCGACTTCGGCCAGAACGGTGCGCCCGACGAGGACGGCTACCCACGCAGCGACGCCTCGTACTCCCTGGGTGACCCGCAGAGCCTCAAGGCCGGCAAGACGTACACGAAGACTGTGAACACCGCGGTGTTCGGGCCCTACGTCAACGCCGACTTCGGGGTCTTCCGCGAGGACAACGCGCTCGTCGGGTCGCTGCCGCTGTTCGCCGACGGCCGGGGGAACGTCGGCGGGTCCGTCTACAGCTCGGTGAAGACCGTGCTCTACCGCAACGGCAAGGTGTTCGCCAAGAACGCCGACCCCCTCGCGGGCGAGACGCCCATCACCGTGCCGGCCGCGGCCGCCGACTACCGGCTGACCACGTCGGTGCGGCGCGCCGCCGACGTCGCTTCGGTCTCCAGCCGGATCGACGCGAGCTGGACCTTCCGCTCCGGCCGGACCAAGGATCTCGTCGCGCTGCCGGTCTCCGTGGTCCGCTTCGCACCCGCGGTCGCGCTCGACGGCACCGCCAAGGCCGGGAAGACCGTGTCCGTGCCGGTGACGGTGCAGGGAGCGGCAGCCGGGAAGAACCTCAAGTCGCTCACGGTGTACGTCAGTTATGACGCCGGGAAGACCTGGAAGAAGACCGCGGTCAAGAAGGGCAAGGTCTCGGTGAAGAACCCGGCCAGGAAGAAGTCGCTCTCCTTCAAGGCCGATGTCACGGACAAGAAGGGCAACAAGTCCTCGGTGGCGATCTACGACGCCTACTTCGGCAAGTAG
- a CDS encoding thymidine phosphorylase, with product MDAISVIRTKRDRGELTPEQIDWVIDAYTRGEVADEQMSALAMAILLNGMNRTEIARWTAAMIASGERMNFDALSRPTTDKHSTGGVGDKITLPLAPLVAACGAAVPQLSGRGLGHTGGTLDKLESIPGWRAHLSNTEMLNVLDTTGAVICAAGDGLAPADKKLYALRDVTGTVEAIPLIASSIMSKKIAEGTGALVLDVKVGSGAFMKTIEDARELASTMVALGTDSGVRTVALLTDMSTPLGLTAGNALEVRESVEVLAGGGPQDVIDLTLALAREMLDAAGLKNADPEKALADGSAMDVWRRMISAQGGDPDAALPVAREQHVVRALSSGILTRLDAYDIGVAAWRLGAGRARKEDPVQAGAGVELHAKPGDEVTAGQPLLTLHTDTPEKFEYALKALPDSYDIAPAGTPFAATPVVRERIA from the coding sequence CATCCGCACCAAGCGGGACCGAGGCGAGCTGACCCCCGAGCAGATCGACTGGGTCATCGACGCGTACACCCGCGGCGAGGTCGCCGACGAGCAGATGTCCGCACTGGCCATGGCGATCCTCCTGAACGGCATGAACCGCACGGAGATCGCCCGCTGGACCGCCGCCATGATCGCCTCCGGCGAGCGGATGAACTTCGACGCGCTCTCCCGCCCCACCACCGACAAGCACTCCACCGGCGGCGTCGGCGACAAGATCACCCTGCCGCTCGCCCCGCTGGTCGCCGCCTGCGGCGCCGCCGTACCGCAGCTCAGCGGACGCGGCCTCGGCCACACCGGTGGCACGCTCGACAAGCTGGAGTCCATCCCCGGCTGGCGCGCCCACCTCTCCAACACCGAGATGCTGAACGTCCTCGACACCACCGGCGCCGTCATCTGTGCGGCGGGCGACGGACTCGCCCCCGCCGACAAGAAGCTGTACGCGCTCCGCGACGTCACCGGCACCGTCGAAGCGATCCCGCTCATCGCCAGCTCGATCATGTCCAAGAAGATCGCCGAAGGCACCGGCGCACTCGTCCTGGACGTCAAGGTCGGCTCCGGCGCCTTCATGAAGACCATCGAGGACGCCCGCGAACTGGCCTCCACCATGGTCGCGCTGGGCACCGACAGCGGAGTGCGCACGGTCGCCCTCCTCACCGACATGTCCACCCCCCTGGGCCTCACCGCGGGCAACGCCCTGGAGGTCCGCGAATCGGTCGAGGTCCTGGCCGGCGGCGGCCCGCAGGACGTCATCGACCTCACCCTGGCCCTCGCCCGCGAAATGCTGGACGCGGCCGGACTCAAGAATGCCGACCCGGAGAAGGCCCTCGCGGACGGCTCCGCGATGGACGTCTGGCGCCGGATGATCTCCGCCCAGGGCGGCGACCCCGACGCCGCACTCCCGGTCGCCCGCGAACAGCACGTCGTCAGGGCCCTGTCCTCCGGCATCCTGACCCGCCTGGACGCCTACGACATCGGCGTCGCCGCCTGGCGCCTCGGCGCGGGCCGCGCCCGCAAGGAGGACCCGGTCCAGGCCGGCGCCGGCGTCGAACTGCACGCCAAGCCGGGCGACGAGGTGACGGCCGGACAGCCGCTGCTGACGCTGCACACGGACACCCCGGAGAAGTTCGAGTACGCCCTGAAGGCGCTGCCCGACTCGTACGACATCGCCCCGGCGGGCACGCCGTTCGCCGCCACCCCGGTGGTGCGGGAACGCATCGCGTAA